The DNA region TGCATGGAGACCGTTTACTCTAACTTAGTTGACTTACCCTTTTTTAGAAGCAAAAGCGACGCTTGAATTCTGAGTAAAGAGTATTGATGATTTTCGATGATAGCTTAGATTGCTCGTGACGAGTCATTCTCGTTCTGCCACTTCGTAGTTGATCTTTGCGGTCTAGAATCTTTAGGTTCTGTGCTGAATCACTCAGTCGCCCTTCTGGTGAAACCTTAGTCAATACATGGAGAAATGTCGCTTTCTGTACAGCACTAGAATCGCCTTGAATCTCCACCCAGCCATCACCGGAGAACTCAAAGTATGAACCATAACCAATCGCATCTTAAAAGAATCACGACTCCTGTTGCGTCTGATTCGCTTCACTTCTCCCTGCTCAAAATCCACTTAACTGAAGATTTCAGAAATGTAGCCACTATTTTTCTGAAATCTTCAGTTAAGTTGACAATGCCCTTACAATTATTATTAGAAGCATAGGGGGAAAACCTGGCTCAACATCACCAACATTCAGGAACCACCATGCAACCCAAAGAACAAATTATTAAGGAAATCGAGAACTTACCAGAACCCCTCCAGCGAGAAGCCCTTGACTTTATCCTGTTCCTTAAAGCTCGTTATAGCGAGTCTGAAGTTCCTGTCGAAGACAAAAAAAGAACTCTTGCCTCTCCAAAAGTCTTTGCCGTCGAGGCCACCCAACCGTCCCAGGAGCAAACCGAACCCAATCCAGCCCCATCAAAACCGATTCGCCCTCACAAACAAGGTAAACCCAAAGGACTAATTGTGGTACCTAATAATCCTCGCCAAAATTTCCAAGACTATATGGACTAAATCTTCTGAAGACTAATTGAGACGGCGATCGCCAACCGCAGTTTATGAACATTATCTGCATTCCAAAAAATCGGTCGTCTCTGGTGAGTCCAAATGGTCAAAAACACACAGCTTCCCAACCGATAATAACGACGATATCGCAGCATAAAGTAGGGTGGCATTGCCCACAAAATCAAATCAATTAACGAAATACAAAAAAACGAAAATAAGCAAATATGTAAACCAGATCAATTGACAGTACCAAGCCTTGAGTAAATTTATTTTTTAGAAGTCCAAGGGCAAAAGGCGTAGAAATTGCAACAAACGCCAATTCAAATCCAGCGACTATTCGGGCATGATGATTGATATCCCAGTAGGACAAGGGACTAATAAATTTGTAGTCGGTGAGCGGAAAAAAATGCCGATGGGCATCATCATGGTGCACCGGAATATCAAGCAAGGAATGACCAATCATGCTTGCAAAAAACGCAACTCCTAGCCGCCATTCGAAATAAATACTTAGCAGTAATCCGGCGATCGCCACGGGGAAAGAATGACCGAGACTTACCCAAAATTGCACAGGTGCAGAGAAATATGCCTCTGACCAAATCTGCTGTTCAGGCAATCTATAGATAAATTTAGCCACCGCGTAAAAGATGAAAATTGGAGCATCCGGCGCAATAGCTCCTAAGGTGATGGCGACATTGGCATTTGGCGCGACTGTGTTCCCCAGTAGAGCGAGATTGATAACGTAATGACTCGGCGTATTCATGGCAACAGGCTCAGCGAAGGGATATGTCTAAGAAAAATATGTCAAAATCCTAGCAGCACCCATTTTAGATTTTCTTTAGGTTTTATTTATGTGGCACTGGCGATCGCAGCCCCTCGCGGCACGGACTGGTTCCGAAATTTTTGCCAAGCTTTTTCAGAATGAGGCGATCGCCACCCTTCTCGAAAGTCCTTACCCAACCCCCAAAGCCTTTCCGCAACTCACTCGATTTTCCATTTGTGCGGGACGACCAAAAGGTGAAATTTTAACGCCAGAACTTGGTGAGATTTTACCAACCTTACGAGGATTATTGGACGAAAAACCAACGCCAAATACCGAGGTTGAGCACTTGCCATTTAATGGGGGATATTTGGGGTGGTTGGGCTATGACTTAGCGTGGGAAATTGAATCTTTACCCAGCAAGAATCGCGATGAATTGCCATTTCCGGTTGCCTATTGGTATCAGCCAGCATCCTTTGCCGTTCTTGATCACCAAAACCAAATTCTTTGGTTAGCTGCCATGAATTCAAAATCCTTAGATGAACTGGAAGAACAACTGCAACAACCTAATATTTCTATTCCTGATAGCACCAAGCAAAAAACTTTTCCTCTCGAATTTTTGAGCGATCGCCAAGCCTACACTTCAGCTGTTACCCAAGCGAAAAAATATATTCAAGCTGGAGATATTTTTCAGACAAACTTATCCTTGCGATTCCATACCCAAACAGAAACCTGTGGTTGGGATATTTACCAAAAACTCCATGAAATTAATCCCTCACCCTTCGCCAGTTATTGGCGATCGCCCTGGGGAGAAATGATTAGTTGTTCACCGGAAAGATTAGTAAAAAAAACAGACAATCTTGTGGAAACAAGACCCATTGGTGGAACTCGACCCAGAGGCCAAACCCCCGCCGAAGATAAAGCTTTAGGTCAAGAATTGTCGAGCAATATCAAAGAACGCGCTGAACATACGATGCTAGTGGATTTAGAGCGTAATGATTTGGGGCGCGCTTGCAAATGGGGCACAGTCGAAGTCGATGAACAATTTATTCTTGAGCACTATAGCCATGTCATCCATCTCGTGAGTAATGTCAAAGGTCAACTCGATCCCGCCCAAGACGAAGCTGATTTAATTCGCGCCATGTTTCCCGGCGGCACAATCACAGGTTGTCCAAAAGTTCGCTGCATGGAAATTATCGAAGAGCTAGAACCAGTACGTCGGAGCTTATTTTATGGTTCTTGTGGCTATCTAGATCAGCGCGGCAACCTCGATCTGAATATTCTGATTCGGACTTTGCTGCTGGTTCCCAATGAAGGCGATCGCCCAGCAGATGTTTATGGACAGGTGGGAGCTGGAATTGTTGCCGATAGCGAACCCGAAAAAGAATGGTTTGAGTCCTTGCAAAAAGCCAAAGCTCAACTGCAAGCTCTGCAACTAATAGACCCATAAAATCACAGCTTACATTCTGGAAGAACGACCTCCTTTGCCAAAGAGTTCAGAACTTGTTCTTTGCCAGGAATGTAGACAAACCACAACGATCTGATTATCATCGCCTTAAATTTTAACGTAGCTGATTTTTATGCAAGTCCCATTTCAGATGTGATTAGAAAACTAACTTTGATTACTTTCCTCAGGAGATCGCGAAATCACTCATGTAAGAAATAATCGCGAAACCATGCTTCAAGAAGTATTACAACAGCTTAAAATGTACTAATCACACTATTAGAAAGCGCCATGTACTTAAGCAATAAGGTTCCTTAAATAATAGAATTCGGTGGACGATGTTACCGATATGATCGAGATATTTAGTCTCAGACATTAATGATGTCAAAATCATGAAAACGTCGCTATGCAGCACTCATTTTGTCGCTCTTCAGTTGTTCAAATCAACACTTAGTCAGCTTTTGACTTTGTTGGTATTCATCCTTTTGACTTAATAGATAGAGAAGGTTGGCTCAGTTGAGTAATCATGGTTCATAAACTTTCTCTTTAGGTTTGGGAACTGAGACGAAACAATACTTTGGTTCCATCTAAAAACCTTTTGCCTTACATCAATAGAATTTTCATAAAAATGCGCCGAACAAGAAAAAAAATAAGTATTACGAACATTTATAAAGCGTTTTTCCTGCTTATAACGCTGATTAGTGTGATCAATTTAATTGTGTTCGTAGCCGGGCAAAAACGGGCGTCAGAAGATAACTATTGGGTGACGCACACCCATGAGGTAATCACTACCGCTGCCGATTTAGATAAGCAGTTGGTGGACGCAGAAACCGGGCAGCGAGGATTTCTGTTGACGGATTCGCCGGCATATTTGGAGCCTTACTATACAGGCAGGCAAGGAGGAACAGAAAAATTAAACCGGCTTAAATTTCTAACCCGTGACAACGATGCTCAACAGCAACGATTAGAAACAATCCAGGGATTGATGCAACAGAAGTTTGCGGAATTGCAGGAGACGATTGACCTGACAAACAGCGGAAAGAAAGATCAAGCTCTGGCGCTCGTCAAAACTGACGTGGGAAAGCAATTTATGGACGATATGCGTCCTATCCTTGACAACTTCATTGAAGAAGAGTCTTCTCTGTTGGCGAAGCGACAGGCGAAATACCAAGCGACAACGTTGACGGCTCAGATTTGGCATGTCTCTGAATTCATCATCGTCATCGTTGTCCTTCTGCTTGGTTTTATTAGCATTAATGCCAAGGTAGTCAAGCCGCTTGCTGCTATAGCTAAACTCTCACACCATCTGGCTCAAGGGAAAATGGTTGAATTTCCCAAGCATTCAGAAATCGAGGAAATCGATTACTTGATCCGATCATTTGAGTATATGGCTGGGGAGATTGAGTCTCGATCTGCAGCATTGGTTGATCAGAAAGAACAATTGCAACTGCGGGTTGACGAACAAACACTCGAACTAATCCAAAGCGAGAAAATGTCTTCCCTGGGGCAATTGGTTGCAGGTATAGCCCATGAGATTAATAACCCAGTGAACTTTATTCACGGCAACATTAATCCACTGACTGAGAACACCCAAAATTTAATTGAGCTGGTTGAACTTTATCAGGAGACCTATCCCACTGCATCCGTTGATATTGAAGAGAAAATTGAGGACATCGATCTGGACTTTTTGAAGGAGGACTCTCTAAAGATCCTGACTTCAATGACAGTAGGGACAAAACGCATTCGTCAGATTGTGATATCCCTCAAAAACTTCTCTCGTATTGATGAGGCAGAGTTCAAAGAAGTAGATATTCATGAAGGGCTTAACAACACACTGTTGCTACTAGAACATCGGATCAAGGCGACTTCTGACAGACCAAGAATTCAAATTGAAAAAGAGTATGGTGATTTACCCTTAGTGAAATGTTATCCAGGGCAATTGAATCAAGTATTTATGAATATTTTGGTTAATGCCTTAGATGCTTTAGATGAGCGCGATCATGATCGGCCTATAGAAGTGCTCGAGCAAAATCCCAGTACTATCAAAATTCACACTCAGCGAGTTGGGATTGATCGAGTGACGATTTACATTGATGACAATGGGCCAGGGATTCCAGAGGCAATTCGCCAACAAATCTTTGATCCATTCTTCACGACTAAACCTATTGGAAAGGGAACAGGCATCGGCATGTCCATCAGTTATCAAATCATCACAGAGAAACATGATGGCATTCTTTATTGTCAATCACTGGCCGATGGGGGAAGCAGATTTATAATTGAGATGCCGTGTGATCTGGAGCATTCTTCTGAAAAAGGCAGCAAGGAAGTAGACCGTTAAGACAAAGGAGTAAAAACTTTGATCATTGCCTCAAATCAAGTCTTCATACTCTCCCATCACCTTTCTTGCTTCACTTTCCTATATTTGCAAACTGCTCATCCAACCGATTAATAATGGCTATAACGATGAATACGGGGATTTAACTTCTCCTCGACAACAGTATCTTCGCGCAAAGCATCACAAATAGCGGAGGTATCTTCTGGCGTAAGACGACAATACCAAGTTT from [Leptolyngbya] sp. PCC 7376 includes:
- a CDS encoding DUF2281 domain-containing protein, yielding MQPKEQIIKEIENLPEPLQREALDFILFLKARYSESEVPVEDKKRTLASPKVFAVEATQPSQEQTEPNPAPSKPIRPHKQGKPKGLIVVPNNPRQNFQDYMD
- a CDS encoding anthranilate synthase component I: MWHWRSQPLAARTGSEIFAKLFQNEAIATLLESPYPTPKAFPQLTRFSICAGRPKGEILTPELGEILPTLRGLLDEKPTPNTEVEHLPFNGGYLGWLGYDLAWEIESLPSKNRDELPFPVAYWYQPASFAVLDHQNQILWLAAMNSKSLDELEEQLQQPNISIPDSTKQKTFPLEFLSDRQAYTSAVTQAKKYIQAGDIFQTNLSLRFHTQTETCGWDIYQKLHEINPSPFASYWRSPWGEMISCSPERLVKKTDNLVETRPIGGTRPRGQTPAEDKALGQELSSNIKERAEHTMLVDLERNDLGRACKWGTVEVDEQFILEHYSHVIHLVSNVKGQLDPAQDEADLIRAMFPGGTITGCPKVRCMEIIEELEPVRRSLFYGSCGYLDQRGNLDLNILIRTLLLVPNEGDRPADVYGQVGAGIVADSEPEKEWFESLQKAKAQLQALQLIDP
- a CDS encoding CHASE3 domain-containing protein; its protein translation is MVPSKNLLPYINRIFIKMRRTRKKISITNIYKAFFLLITLISVINLIVFVAGQKRASEDNYWVTHTHEVITTAADLDKQLVDAETGQRGFLLTDSPAYLEPYYTGRQGGTEKLNRLKFLTRDNDAQQQRLETIQGLMQQKFAELQETIDLTNSGKKDQALALVKTDVGKQFMDDMRPILDNFIEEESSLLAKRQAKYQATTLTAQIWHVSEFIIVIVVLLLGFISINAKVVKPLAAIAKLSHHLAQGKMVEFPKHSEIEEIDYLIRSFEYMAGEIESRSAALVDQKEQLQLRVDEQTLELIQSEKMSSLGQLVAGIAHEINNPVNFIHGNINPLTENTQNLIELVELYQETYPTASVDIEEKIEDIDLDFLKEDSLKILTSMTVGTKRIRQIVISLKNFSRIDEAEFKEVDIHEGLNNTLLLLEHRIKATSDRPRIQIEKEYGDLPLVKCYPGQLNQVFMNILVNALDALDERDHDRPIEVLEQNPSTIKIHTQRVGIDRVTIYIDDNGPGIPEAIRQQIFDPFFTTKPIGKGTGIGMSISYQIITEKHDGILYCQSLADGGSRFIIEMPCDLEHSSEKGSKEVDR